One window from the genome of Pararhizobium gei encodes:
- the ptsN gene encoding PTS IIA-like nitrogen regulatory protein PtsN translates to MALAGLLQQNAILPAMKAHSKKQLLQELAAKASKLTGLPEREIFDVVVQRERLGSTGVGNGIAIPHGKLAHLTSIVGIFARLESAVDFEALDDQPVDLVFLLLAPEGAGADHLKALSRIARVLRDADMVAKLRATDSAMAIYTFLCEDQASNAA, encoded by the coding sequence ATGGCATTGGCAGGCTTGCTGCAGCAGAATGCGATACTTCCGGCCATGAAGGCTCATTCCAAGAAGCAACTGCTCCAGGAATTGGCGGCAAAAGCCTCGAAACTCACCGGATTGCCTGAGCGGGAAATTTTCGACGTCGTTGTTCAGCGCGAGCGCCTAGGATCGACCGGCGTCGGCAACGGCATCGCTATTCCCCACGGCAAACTCGCCCATTTGACATCAATTGTCGGGATCTTCGCGCGGCTTGAATCGGCTGTCGATTTTGAGGCTCTGGACGATCAGCCCGTCGATCTCGTCTTCCTTCTTCTGGCTCCAGAAGGGGCCGGGGCCGATCACTTGAAAGCTTTGTCGCGGATCGCGCGCGTCCTGCGCGACGCCGACATGGTCGCCAAGCTTCGTGCGACGGATTCGGCGATGGCGATTTACACCTTCCTCTGCGAAGATCAGGCTTCCAACGCGGCCTGA
- the hpf gene encoding ribosome hibernation-promoting factor, HPF/YfiA family has product MSVRVSGKHMEIGETFRLRIEDQIEQAVTKYFDGGYSSQVTVEKSGSRFSADCKIHLDSGAALQASGEANDPQAAFDAASERIAKRIRRYKRKLKDHHNGNGHAGFAEVAYTVMDSVPDEDDDLPENYAPTIVAESSKQLKTMSVANAVMALDMTDDPVLMFRSPGSEQLNIVYRRNDGNIGWIDAAKIKG; this is encoded by the coding sequence ATGAGTGTGCGTGTATCCGGTAAACATATGGAAATCGGCGAAACGTTTCGTCTGCGGATTGAAGATCAGATCGAACAGGCCGTAACCAAATATTTTGACGGAGGATATTCAAGCCAGGTCACTGTGGAAAAATCCGGATCCCGTTTCAGCGCGGATTGCAAGATACACCTCGATTCCGGGGCTGCCTTGCAGGCAAGCGGTGAAGCCAACGATCCGCAGGCTGCGTTCGACGCGGCATCCGAGCGGATCGCAAAGCGCATCCGGCGTTACAAGCGCAAACTCAAGGATCACCACAATGGCAATGGTCATGCAGGATTCGCGGAAGTCGCCTATACCGTGATGGACAGCGTGCCGGACGAAGACGATGATCTTCCGGAAAATTACGCGCCGACAATCGTCGCGGAAAGTTCAAAGCAGCTGAAGACGATGTCTGTCGCCAACGCCGTGATGGCGCTTGACATGACAGACGACCCCGTCCTGATGTTCCGCAGTCCTGGCAGCGAGCAATTGAATATCGTCTATCGGCGCAACGATGGAAATATTGGCTGGATCGATGCAGCCAAGATCAAAGGCTGA
- the rpoN gene encoding RNA polymerase factor sigma-54, with protein MALSASLFLRQSQTLAMTPQLMQSIQLLQMTHFELTQFIETEVEKNPLLEFASNDDATGGLERSGREDLHITPDAPGERDEQSSYDIASDVYDSATAVTGEQMSEQLDANFENVYPDDMAPHRADAPELLGQWKSMPGGDSEISDGYNLDEFVANRVTLRDVLNEQIPFSIHTDVDRLIAQHLIDQLDEAGYLHADIAEMAARLGSTTADVSRVLHSLQQLDPPGVFARSLSECLAIQLRQRNRLDPAMATLLDHLELLARRDFASLKRICGVDEEDLIDMLAEIRKLDPKPGTSFETSPCEAIVPDVVVRPAQNGSWAIELNPETLPRVLVNQTYYTTVSRHAPKHSADHAFLAECMQTANWLTRSLDQRAKTIMKVATEIVRQQDAFFVNGVDHLRPLNLKTVADAIKMHESTVSRVTSNKYMLTPRGLFELKYFFTVSINSAGGGDGHSAESVRHRIRNMILLESPEAVLSDDDIVDILKKGGVDIARRTVAKYREAMNLPSSVQRRREKRALAKVSA; from the coding sequence ATGGCCCTGTCAGCCAGCCTCTTTCTGCGTCAAAGCCAGACCTTGGCAATGACGCCACAACTGATGCAGTCGATCCAGCTGCTGCAGATGACGCATTTCGAACTGACCCAATTCATCGAGACGGAAGTCGAAAAGAATCCACTTCTAGAATTTGCATCAAACGACGACGCGACCGGTGGTCTGGAGCGATCCGGCAGGGAAGACCTGCATATCACGCCCGACGCGCCGGGCGAACGCGACGAACAATCCTCCTATGACATCGCGAGCGATGTCTACGACAGCGCGACCGCCGTAACAGGCGAGCAGATGAGCGAGCAGCTCGACGCCAATTTCGAGAATGTCTATCCCGATGACATGGCGCCACATCGCGCCGACGCGCCGGAGTTGCTTGGCCAATGGAAATCCATGCCGGGCGGCGACAGCGAGATCAGCGACGGTTATAATCTGGACGAGTTCGTTGCCAATCGGGTGACATTGCGGGACGTCCTGAACGAGCAGATTCCCTTCAGCATTCATACAGACGTTGATCGCCTTATTGCCCAGCACCTGATCGACCAGCTCGACGAGGCTGGCTATCTGCACGCCGACATAGCAGAAATGGCCGCAAGGCTGGGCTCGACGACGGCGGATGTATCACGCGTCCTTCACAGCCTGCAGCAACTTGATCCTCCCGGCGTCTTTGCCCGCTCCTTAAGCGAGTGCCTCGCCATACAGCTACGCCAGCGCAATCGGCTGGATCCGGCCATGGCAACGCTTCTCGACCATCTCGAACTTCTTGCACGTCGGGATTTCGCGAGCCTCAAGCGGATCTGCGGTGTGGACGAGGAGGATCTGATCGATATGCTTGCGGAAATCCGCAAGCTTGATCCGAAGCCCGGCACCAGCTTCGAGACAAGCCCCTGCGAGGCGATCGTTCCCGATGTTGTGGTTCGGCCGGCGCAGAATGGAAGTTGGGCTATCGAACTCAATCCTGAGACCTTGCCGCGGGTTCTGGTCAACCAGACCTACTACACGACTGTTTCGCGTCATGCGCCGAAACATAGCGCCGACCACGCATTCCTGGCTGAATGCATGCAGACGGCGAACTGGCTGACGCGCAGTCTTGATCAGCGGGCCAAGACGATCATGAAAGTCGCAACCGAGATCGTGCGCCAGCAGGATGCCTTTTTCGTCAATGGCGTCGATCACTTGCGGCCCCTGAACCTCAAGACCGTGGCAGATGCCATCAAAATGCATGAATCGACGGTCAGCCGCGTTACCTCGAACAAATACATGCTCACGCCGCGCGGGCTGTTCGAGCTGAAATATTTCTTCACCGTCTCGATCAACTCGGCCGGGGGCGGAGACGGCCACTCAGCGGAATCTGTGCGGCATCGCATTCGTAACATGATCCTGCTCGAAAGCCCCGAGGCGGTGCTTTCCGACGACGACATCGTCGATATCCTGAAAAAGGGCGGCGTCGATATTGCCCGCAGGACAGTCGCCAAATATCGCGAGGCCATGAACCTTCCGTCTTCGGTGCAGCGGCGCCGGGAGAAGCGAGCCCTGGCCAAGGTTTCGGCCTGA
- the lptB gene encoding LPS export ABC transporter ATP-binding protein: MDIPFLSKSNRSGKPEASGPERVIDKARYEGTLIARGLTKSYRGRRVVNGVSLVVRRGEAVGLLGPNGAGKTTCFYMITGLVPVDEGSIEINGNDVTSMPMYRRARLGVGYLPQEASIFRGLTVEDNIRAVLELHDRKRERREHKLNELLGEFNISHLRKSPAVALSGGERRRLEIARALATDPTFMLLDEPFAGVDPISVADIQALVRHLTSRGIGVLITDHNVRETLGLIDRAYIIHAGEVLTHGRANDIVANADVRRLYLGDNFSL; encoded by the coding sequence GTGGACATTCCTTTTCTTTCCAAGAGCAACCGGAGCGGCAAGCCCGAGGCGTCAGGTCCGGAGCGCGTTATCGACAAGGCACGCTACGAAGGAACCCTGATCGCGCGCGGCCTGACGAAGTCCTATCGCGGCAGACGCGTCGTCAATGGCGTGTCGCTGGTCGTGCGCCGTGGCGAGGCAGTCGGACTGCTTGGGCCGAACGGAGCCGGCAAGACCACCTGTTTCTACATGATCACGGGGCTCGTGCCGGTCGATGAAGGCTCGATCGAGATCAACGGCAACGACGTCACGTCGATGCCGATGTACCGCCGGGCACGGCTCGGCGTCGGATATCTGCCGCAGGAAGCCTCGATTTTCCGTGGTCTGACGGTCGAGGACAACATCCGCGCCGTGTTGGAGCTGCACGACAGGAAGCGCGAGCGGCGGGAACACAAGCTCAACGAGTTGCTGGGCGAATTCAATATTTCGCATCTGCGCAAATCGCCGGCTGTCGCACTCTCGGGGGGCGAGCGCCGGAGGCTGGAAATTGCCCGCGCGCTGGCAACCGATCCGACTTTCATGCTGCTCGACGAGCCCTTTGCGGGTGTCGATCCGATCTCCGTTGCTGATATCCAGGCCTTGGTCCGGCATCTGACATCGCGCGGGATCGGCGTGCTGATCACCGATCACAATGTCCGCGAGACGCTGGGGTTGATCGATCGCGCCTATATCATTCATGCCGGCGAAGTGCTGACTCATGGCCGGGCCAATGACATTGTCGCGAATGCGGATGTGCGACGCCTTTATCTGGGCGACAATTTCAGCCTTTGA
- a CDS encoding LptA/OstA family protein has protein sequence MSAISAPRLAGTFLLLGFFACALPAGAQEASSRMKGLELSNDQPIQIESDKLEIKDPESKAIFTGNVKVVQGTTTLQAGSMVVYYKKGGGAISGGNADIDRIEVDKKVFLQSGTQQATADSGVFNMTAQTLVLKGKQVVLSEGKNVFTGCELNVKMDTGEAQLEACGGRVQIQLDPKSQKTN, from the coding sequence ATGTCGGCCATCTCCGCCCCTCGCCTTGCCGGAACATTTTTACTCCTTGGCTTTTTTGCCTGCGCCCTTCCCGCTGGAGCACAGGAAGCATCCAGCCGGATGAAAGGGCTGGAACTATCCAATGATCAGCCGATCCAGATCGAGAGCGACAAACTCGAGATCAAGGATCCGGAAAGCAAGGCCATTTTCACCGGCAATGTGAAGGTGGTTCAGGGCACGACGACGCTGCAGGCCGGCAGCATGGTCGTCTACTATAAAAAGGGCGGCGGAGCGATTTCAGGCGGCAATGCCGATATCGATCGCATCGAGGTGGACAAAAAGGTTTTCCTGCAGTCGGGCACGCAGCAGGCCACAGCCGACAGCGGCGTGTTCAACATGACGGCGCAGACTCTGGTCCTCAAAGGCAAGCAGGTGGTTCTCTCGGAGGGCAAGAATGTCTTCACGGGCTGTGAGCTGAACGTGAAGATGGACACCGGCGAGGCGCAGCTCGAAGCCTGCGGCGGACGTGTCCAGATCCAGCTTGATCCGAAGTCCCAGAAGACGAACTGA
- the lptC gene encoding LPS export ABC transporter periplasmic protein LptC → MSIDAQLSGALPHSGLTIADAYGAAARHSRLVRRLKIVLPLIAVLIGAAFAAVSVVRAFLPEDLKIENATIENGKIVMQNPAISGRNKQDISYSMKAVRALQDIANPNIITLETIRAEMPVNETLIATVDATSGIYDRGANTLDMNAPFSISMNNGVIADFQAAYLNIDGGEMNSKKPIAISMNGGSIVAQSLRMTDKGRIVTFEGMVKVIVDPKTIRKTTN, encoded by the coding sequence ATGTCGATCGACGCGCAACTCTCCGGCGCCTTGCCGCATTCCGGACTGACAATTGCCGATGCCTACGGGGCAGCGGCGCGCCATTCGCGCCTGGTCAGGCGGCTTAAGATCGTTCTCCCGCTGATCGCCGTTCTGATCGGTGCGGCCTTCGCCGCCGTTTCCGTGGTACGCGCCTTTTTGCCGGAAGACCTGAAGATTGAGAATGCCACGATCGAAAACGGCAAGATCGTCATGCAGAACCCCGCCATCTCCGGCCGCAACAAGCAGGATATCAGCTATTCCATGAAAGCCGTGCGGGCGTTGCAGGACATCGCCAATCCCAACATCATCACGCTGGAGACGATCCGTGCCGAAATGCCTGTCAACGAGACGTTGATTGCCACCGTCGATGCGACAAGCGGCATCTATGATCGGGGCGCCAATACGCTGGATATGAATGCGCCTTTCAGCATCAGCATGAACAATGGCGTGATCGCCGATTTCCAAGCCGCCTATCTCAATATCGATGGCGGCGAGATGAACAGCAAAAAGCCAATCGCCATCAGCATGAACGGCGGTTCCATTGTTGCACAGTCGCTGAGAATGACGGATAAGGGACGCATCGTAACGTTCGAAGGCATGGTCAAGGTCATCGTCGATCCTAAAACCATTCGCAAAACCACAAACTAG
- the sppA gene encoding signal peptide peptidase SppA, whose protein sequence is MDQLAIADRRQLRRKLSFWRLVAIALVLLAGVAAYVYASAGQSGAFGRPHIARVDISGIIQDDRELVERLERIAETDAVKALVISISSPGGTTYGGEVLYKAIRKVAARKPVVSDVRTLAASAGYMIALAGDRIVAGETSITGSIGVLFQYPQIKTLLDKIGVSLEEIKSAPLKAEPSPFHPPSDEAKAVIQAMIDDSFNWFVDLVAERRNMPRPEAVELADGRIFTGRQALKLKLVDELGGDDEIRTFLDSRKVGKDLEIVDWAAPEASLPFGLGALAVSWLKSLGYEAFPALGSLEKIGEEKLFLDGLVSVWQVGNH, encoded by the coding sequence ATGGACCAGCTTGCCATCGCGGACCGCCGCCAGCTTCGGCGCAAGCTGAGTTTCTGGCGGCTGGTCGCAATCGCGCTGGTGCTTCTTGCCGGCGTTGCGGCCTATGTCTATGCGAGCGCCGGGCAGTCCGGTGCCTTTGGGCGTCCACACATCGCCCGGGTCGACATATCCGGCATTATCCAGGACGACCGCGAACTGGTGGAGCGGCTGGAGCGGATTGCCGAAACCGACGCCGTCAAGGCTCTTGTCATCAGTATTTCATCGCCGGGCGGCACGACCTATGGCGGCGAGGTGCTCTACAAGGCCATCCGCAAGGTTGCCGCCAGAAAGCCCGTGGTCTCTGACGTGCGCACGCTGGCCGCATCGGCAGGCTACATGATAGCCCTTGCCGGCGACCGGATCGTGGCTGGCGAAACATCGATCACCGGCTCAATTGGCGTTCTTTTCCAATATCCCCAGATAAAGACGCTTCTCGACAAGATCGGCGTGTCGCTGGAAGAGATCAAATCGGCGCCGCTGAAGGCGGAGCCATCGCCTTTTCATCCGCCGAGCGATGAAGCCAAGGCGGTTATCCAGGCCATGATCGACGACAGCTTCAACTGGTTTGTCGATCTGGTTGCCGAACGGAGAAACATGCCGCGCCCCGAAGCCGTCGAGCTTGCCGACGGACGGATCTTCACCGGTCGCCAGGCGCTGAAGCTGAAGCTGGTCGATGAACTCGGCGGCGATGACGAAATCCGCACCTTTCTCGACAGCCGCAAGGTGGGCAAGGATCTGGAGATCGTTGATTGGGCCGCGCCTGAGGCCTCGCTGCCGTTCGGGCTTGGCGCGCTTGCGGTGTCATGGCTCAAATCCTTGGGATATGAGGCTTTTCCCGCTCTCGGAAGTCTTGAAAAGATCGGCGAGGAGAAGTTGTTTCTTGACGGTCTGGTTTCCGTTTGGCAGGTTGGCAACCACTGA
- a CDS encoding integration host factor subunit beta produces MIKSELVQIVAARNPHLYHRDVENIVNAVLDEITDALSAGNRVELRGFGAFSVKNRPSRSGRNPRTGDSVFVEEKWVPFFKTGKELRERLNPGSDDEDDE; encoded by the coding sequence GTGATCAAGTCAGAACTGGTGCAGATTGTTGCGGCTCGCAATCCGCATCTTTATCATCGCGATGTCGAAAATATCGTCAATGCGGTTCTCGACGAGATCACCGACGCGTTGTCTGCCGGCAACCGTGTGGAACTGCGCGGATTCGGCGCCTTTTCGGTAAAGAACCGCCCGTCGCGCTCCGGCCGAAACCCGCGCACCGGCGACAGCGTTTTTGTTGAAGAGAAGTGGGTGCCGTTCTTCAAGACGGGCAAGGAACTGCGCGAGCGCCTCAACCCCGGCTCGGACGACGAAGACGACGAATAG
- a CDS encoding DUF1049 domain-containing protein — MNMKKLVKILVLVPVSIVLIVLSVANRQIVTLALNPFDPADSVLSASAPFFVFLFLAVIAGMIIGSFATWFSQAKYRKRARSEAHEAVKWHAEAEKHKSRAETIASQALLPASSR, encoded by the coding sequence ATGAACATGAAGAAGCTGGTGAAAATCCTGGTGCTGGTTCCCGTCAGCATCGTCCTGATCGTGCTTTCGGTGGCAAACCGGCAGATCGTCACGCTTGCGCTCAATCCGTTCGATCCGGCCGACAGTGTGCTGTCCGCTTCCGCACCCTTTTTCGTTTTCCTGTTCCTCGCCGTGATCGCCGGAATGATTATCGGCTCTTTTGCCACGTGGTTCAGCCAGGCAAAATACCGCAAACGCGCCCGCTCCGAGGCGCACGAAGCGGTGAAATGGCATGCCGAGGCGGAAAAGCATAAAAGCCGCGCCGAGACCATCGCATCGCAGGCACTCCTCCCGGCTTCTTCCAGATAG
- a CDS encoding CoxG family protein: protein MEMKGQERIAAQREAVWAALNDPEILKGCIPGCQSIERQSPTEFIATLRVRIGPFPMLFSGRIRLSNIDAPASYTISGESTGGIKGLASGRADVTLTPNGEETLLTYDASAEIGGKLASLSSRLVGTSASKLAAKFFSDFSTAARAKTGSEA, encoded by the coding sequence TTGGAGATGAAGGGGCAAGAGCGCATAGCCGCACAAAGGGAGGCTGTCTGGGCGGCCCTTAACGATCCCGAGATCCTCAAGGGCTGCATTCCCGGCTGCCAGTCGATCGAAAGGCAATCACCGACGGAGTTCATCGCGACGTTGAGGGTAAGGATCGGGCCGTTTCCGATGCTCTTTTCCGGCAGGATCAGGCTGTCCAACATCGACGCGCCGGCCAGCTACACGATCTCGGGCGAAAGCACGGGCGGCATCAAGGGGCTGGCCAGCGGACGGGCCGACGTGACTTTGACGCCGAATGGGGAGGAAACACTGCTGACCTATGACGCCAGCGCTGAGATCGGCGGCAAGCTGGCCAGTCTCAGTTCCCGGCTTGTCGGGACGAGCGCGTCAAAACTTGCGGCAAAGTTCTTTTCCGATTTCAGCACCGCCGCCCGCGCGAAGACAGGTTCGGAAGCCTGA
- a CDS encoding class I SAM-dependent rRNA methyltransferase produces MTQAASQDAPPRVEPRIRTGTKPDERVPVILETKGARDYHLIDSGEGLKLEQYGPYRIVRPEAQALWPKSLPAHIWERADSVFTGDTDEDGMGRWRFQKEALGETWPMQILDAEFFGRFTAFRHVGVFPEQLAHWSWMKDRIETAGRPLKVLNLFGYTGVASLIAAKAGAEVTHVDASKKAIGWARENQALGRIEHLPIRWICEDAMKFIQREERRGSRYDIILTDPPKFGRGPNGEVWQLFDHLALMLDICREILSPEAQGLVLTAYSIRASFYSIHELLRETMRGRGGVVESGELILREGGLDGNEPGRALSTSLFSRWVPK; encoded by the coding sequence ATCACCCAAGCTGCATCGCAGGATGCGCCGCCCCGTGTCGAACCGCGCATCCGTACCGGTACCAAGCCGGACGAGCGCGTCCCCGTCATTCTCGAAACGAAGGGCGCGCGCGATTATCATCTGATCGATAGCGGCGAGGGGCTCAAGCTCGAACAATATGGCCCCTACCGGATCGTCCGGCCGGAAGCCCAGGCCCTGTGGCCGAAGTCACTGCCTGCGCATATCTGGGAAAGGGCCGATTCGGTCTTTACCGGCGATACCGACGAAGACGGCATGGGCCGATGGCGGTTTCAGAAGGAAGCGCTCGGCGAGACCTGGCCGATGCAGATCCTCGATGCCGAATTTTTCGGCCGTTTCACAGCGTTCCGGCACGTCGGCGTTTTTCCCGAGCAGCTTGCGCACTGGAGCTGGATGAAGGACCGGATCGAGACGGCGGGCCGGCCGCTGAAGGTGTTGAACCTTTTCGGCTATACCGGCGTCGCCTCGCTGATCGCGGCCAAGGCAGGCGCGGAGGTGACCCATGTCGATGCCTCGAAAAAGGCGATCGGTTGGGCGCGGGAAAATCAGGCGCTGGGCCGCATCGAACATTTGCCGATCCGCTGGATCTGCGAGGATGCGATGAAGTTCATCCAGCGCGAAGAGCGCCGCGGCAGCCGCTACGACATCATCCTGACCGATCCGCCGAAGTTCGGGCGCGGCCCGAACGGCGAGGTCTGGCAATTGTTCGACCACCTCGCGCTGATGCTCGACATCTGCCGGGAAATTCTTTCCCCTGAGGCGCAGGGTCTGGTGCTGACGGCCTATTCGATCCGGGCGAGCTTCTATTCCATTCACGAGTTATTGCGCGAAACGATGCGCGGCCGTGGCGGCGTCGTGGAATCGGGCGAGTTGATTCTGCGCGAAGGCGGGCTCGACGGGAACGAACCGGGCCGCGCGCTCTCCACCTCCCTGTTCAGCCGATGGGTGCCGAAATGA
- a CDS encoding TrmH family RNA methyltransferase yields the protein MNHDTSGPRRVGQVKDVTSLSNPIIKDIKALSNKKERDETRSFIAEGLKLVIDALDLGWTIKTLVYAKAAKGKAQVEQVALKTVSTGGLVLEVSEKVLSAITRRDNPQMVVGVFEQRYSNLRDIRPASGQTYVALDRVRDPGNLGTIIRTADAAGASGIILLGETTDPFSLETVRATMGSVFAMPLMRATAADFVKWQKGAGVAVVATHLAGAVDYRSIDYSKKPVVLLMGNEQAGLPDELAREATALARIPQQGRADSLNLAIATGIMLFEARRHLLILDDRA from the coding sequence ATGAACCATGACACGTCCGGGCCCCGCCGCGTTGGCCAGGTGAAGGATGTCACCAGCCTGTCCAATCCTATCATCAAGGACATCAAAGCCCTGTCCAACAAGAAGGAGCGGGACGAAACGCGCTCGTTCATTGCGGAGGGGTTGAAGCTCGTCATTGACGCGCTGGATCTCGGCTGGACCATCAAGACCCTGGTTTACGCCAAGGCCGCCAAAGGCAAGGCGCAGGTCGAGCAGGTTGCGCTGAAGACCGTGTCCACCGGCGGCCTGGTTCTCGAGGTTTCGGAAAAAGTCCTCTCGGCCATCACCCGCCGCGACAATCCGCAAATGGTCGTCGGTGTTTTCGAACAGCGCTATTCGAACCTCAGAGACATCAGGCCGGCGTCCGGGCAGACCTATGTCGCGCTCGATCGTGTCCGCGATCCCGGCAATCTCGGAACCATCATTCGCACCGCAGATGCAGCCGGCGCCTCCGGCATTATTCTCCTTGGAGAAACGACCGATCCGTTTTCGCTGGAAACGGTGCGGGCGACCATGGGCTCGGTCTTTGCTATGCCCTTGATGCGTGCCACCGCCGCCGATTTCGTCAAGTGGCAGAAGGGTGCCGGTGTCGCGGTCGTGGCCACGCATCTTGCGGGCGCCGTCGATTATCGCAGCATCGATTACAGCAAAAAGCCGGTCGTGCTTCTGATGGGCAACGAACAGGCGGGATTGCCGGATGAACTTGCCCGGGAGGCGACCGCTCTGGCGCGGATTCCGCAACAGGGCAGGGCGGATTCGCTCAACCTGGCGATTGCCACCGGCATCATGCTGTTCGAGGCGCGTCGCCATCTGCTGATCCTGGATGATCGCGCATGA
- the lspA gene encoding signal peptidase II, whose translation MKRSLSLFSRPLPVLALILAAVLLDQAIKAAVELWLPYGEDIPVMPFLALHRVYNYGVAFSLFSGVERWAIIGVRIVVVAFVLWLWRKTPEERFFTHLGYTLIIAGAIGNLIDGVVFGYVIDYVLFHTANWSFAVFNLADSFITIGAGAIILDELLHMKKQDA comes from the coding sequence ATGAAGCGGTCACTCTCTCTGTTCTCGCGTCCGTTGCCGGTGCTCGCCCTCATCCTCGCTGCGGTTCTCCTCGACCAGGCAATCAAGGCAGCGGTCGAGTTGTGGCTGCCCTATGGCGAGGACATTCCTGTCATGCCTTTCCTGGCGTTGCACCGGGTCTATAATTACGGCGTGGCCTTCTCGCTGTTTTCCGGCGTCGAGCGCTGGGCCATCATCGGGGTGCGCATCGTGGTCGTCGCCTTCGTGCTGTGGCTCTGGCGAAAGACGCCAGAGGAGCGCTTCTTTACCCATCTCGGCTACACGCTGATCATTGCCGGCGCGATCGGCAACCTGATCGATGGCGTGGTGTTCGGCTATGTCATCGATTATGTGCTCTTCCACACAGCAAACTGGTCGTTCGCCGTCTTCAATCTCGCAGACAGCTTTATCACGATCGGGGCAGGCGCGATCATTCTGGACGAGCTTCTGCATATGAAAAAGCAGGATGCGTAA